Proteins from a single region of Desulfobacter postgatei 2ac9:
- a CDS encoding aminotransferase class I/II-fold pyridoxal phosphate-dependent enzyme — MTTEKLDKSLQTELAALAAEGRAKAPERIITEYIPPANDSGPRYRLAGSSREYIRLNSNSYLSLSTHPALVQAADKATREFGVGPGAVRFIDGTFSYHAALEKRIAEFVGMPCAKIFNSAYTANCGLALSISSPKTHWIGDQLNHNSIIRAMRISNIPSANKGIFKHNDMEDLKRCLDEVPPHIERVVVIFDGIFSMRGDFAPIDAILKVCKPYDDKFKDGVITVVDDSHGIGAYGATGRGTSEHTGVRPDVIVGTFGKAFGVNGGFIAASDTIIEAVRQKADTYIYTNPLSVADCAAALAAIDICDSDQGLDLLDHLGTITTVFRNGLRNMALESIDGPHPVVPLMVRDTARTHDLVNFLYENGVLVVGLTFPVVPKGDETIRFQINACHTHADIDYVLGLIKVFVNKVVPQVPQNVRVTRFSSAGAWA, encoded by the coding sequence GAGAATTATTACGGAATATATCCCCCCAGCAAACGATTCAGGTCCAAGATACCGGCTTGCAGGATCCAGCAGAGAATATATCCGGCTCAATTCAAACTCCTATCTGTCTTTATCCACCCATCCGGCGCTTGTTCAGGCGGCCGACAAAGCAACGCGTGAATTTGGTGTGGGCCCTGGTGCGGTCAGATTTATAGACGGAACATTTAGTTACCACGCTGCATTGGAAAAACGAATTGCCGAATTTGTCGGCATGCCTTGTGCAAAAATTTTTAACTCAGCCTATACCGCCAATTGTGGCCTGGCTTTGTCCATCTCCAGTCCAAAAACACACTGGATAGGGGACCAGCTCAATCACAATTCCATTATCAGGGCCATGCGTATTTCAAATATCCCTTCCGCCAACAAGGGTATTTTCAAACACAATGACATGGAAGATCTGAAGCGCTGCCTTGATGAGGTCCCCCCGCACATCGAACGTGTCGTGGTCATTTTTGACGGTATTTTTTCCATGCGTGGCGATTTTGCCCCCATTGACGCAATCCTCAAGGTCTGCAAACCCTATGACGACAAATTTAAGGACGGCGTTATAACCGTTGTGGACGACTCCCACGGCATCGGTGCCTATGGCGCAACAGGCCGGGGCACCAGCGAGCATACAGGCGTCCGGCCAGACGTCATTGTCGGCACTTTCGGCAAAGCCTTCGGGGTTAACGGCGGCTTCATCGCAGCAAGTGATACCATTATTGAAGCGGTTCGACAAAAGGCAGATACATATATCTATACCAACCCTTTAAGCGTTGCAGACTGTGCCGCGGCCCTGGCCGCCATTGATATTTGTGACAGTGACCAGGGTCTGGACCTTCTGGATCATTTAGGCACAATAACCACAGTTTTTCGAAACGGTCTTAGGAATATGGCCCTTGAATCAATTGACGGTCCTCATCCCGTGGTGCCGCTCATGGTCAGGGATACCGCCAGAACCCATGATCTGGTAAATTTTCTTTACGAAAACGGTGTGCTCGTGGTGGGCTTGACCTTTCCGGTTGTTCCCAAAGGAGATGAAACCATACGGTTTCAGATCAACGCCTGCCATACCCATGCGGATATTGATTATGTCCTGGGGTTGATCAAGGTTTTCGTCAACAAGGTTGTACCTCAAGTACCGCAAAATGTCCGGGTTACCCGTTTTTCATCGGCGGGTGCCTGGGCATAA